A region of the Brassica napus cultivar Da-Ae unplaced genomic scaffold, Da-Ae ScsIHWf_2544;HRSCAF=3288, whole genome shotgun sequence genome:
ttGAGAGAATATATCTTCTGACTCTTTGTATTCCAATAGTTTATTGGAGTGGATTTTACGTTATTTATCATTATCATTTAgttcagttttaattttgtttagtttttgtacaatttcaataaaaaaaggaGTCTTTATGTCACGTTACCGAGGgcctcgttttaaaaaaatacgccGTCTGGGGGCTTTACCGGGACTAACTAGTAAAAGGCCTAGGGCAGGAAGCGATCTTAGAAACCAATCACGCTCcggaaaaaaatctcaatatcGTATTCgtttagaagaaaaacaaaaattgcgTTTTCATTATGGTCTTACAGAACGCCAATTACTTAAATATGTTCGTATCGCCGGAAAAGCTAAGGGGTCAACGGGTCAAGTTTTATTACAATTACTTGAAATGCGTTTGGATAACATCCTTTTTCGGTTGGGTATGGCTTTGACTATTCCTCAAGCGCGCCAATTAGTTAACCATGGGCATATTTTAGTTAATGGTCGTATAGTTGATATACCAAGTTATCGATGCAAACCCCGAGATATTATTACAGTGAAGGATGAACAAAACTCTAGAACTTTGGTTCAAAATCTTCTTGAGTCATCTGCCCCCGAGGAATTGCCAAACCATCTGACTCTTCACACATTCCAATATGAAGGGTTAGTCAATCAAATAATAGATAGGAAATGCGTcggtttgaaaataaatgaattgcttGTCGTAGAATATTACTCTCGCCAGACTTAAAAAACCTaagtgaagtaaaaaaaaatcactaaaaacaaGAGTTCGGACAACTCCCCTTTGCCCGCttttttgattaaaactaaaaagggacAAGGTAAGGGATTTTGTCGGGGAATCTTTTTCCTATTCATGTATCATAGATTGGTAGGGAGGTTTGGATCCCTTGTTTGCTCTTCCCAGCATTTTCCATAGCAAAGAAATGTAGATTTTATATCTAGAAAAATTGGAAGTagatagaatatttttttataaaaaacgagTCCGCTTTTATGTTAGTTCGTACTATAAAATTCCTTTGTTTGTGAGAAAATTTTCtcacaaaagaaaagttaaaggaaataaaaagagttataGAATGGATTACTACCTATGCCAAGATCGCGTATAaatggaaattttattgataaaacctTTACAATTGTAGCCGATATCTTATTACGAGTCATTCCGACAACTTCCGGAGAAAAAGAGGCATTTACTTATTACAGAGATGGTGCGATTTgattatcattatcatttttttctatttctcacCGATTtggaatagaaaaaaatgagtattgAAAAAAATCTACGCTTTTGAAGGTgaagtttataatataaaaaagcaATCCCTTCTGTCATGTATCCACGATTAGTGCAGCCTTAGATGCTTCAATTATGAATTCTAGTATTGAGCAAAAGGTTTTTTACCTACGGTTCCCGTATTACAGATCAATCCTACTAGACTAATACAATATACGAATAGGAGGCACAGGGGAAGAAGCACTACGCCGAGAAATCAACAACacgaaaactttcttcaaaaagattccttttctttcttcttctttgggatTGGGACTAATTAAAATGGTTGGAACAATAAACATCCATCTCGTCCGTACTTTGGATACCCGTATAACCATTGAAGACTGTTGAAGTGACTAATTCCTGGAAATTTAGGGGCGttgagaacaaagaaattgttagagtttccttttttatttttatctagtaTGAATATGAATCCACTTGGTAGTAAGAAAAGATCTTTTACAAGAAGGTTGGCTAGGGATTTCTTGTAAAAACATTAGCCCCGCTTAGTTCATAATGACATCAAATTTTTCCATatccatatatttattattttcattatgcACCTAAAGGAGGAGCCGTATGAGATGAAAATCTCACATACGGTTCTGAAACGGAGAATTCGTTAAAGCGAATGACGACCGTAACGGATGTCGGCTCAATCTGAAGGAAATTATGCGGAAGCATTACAGAATTATTATGAAGCTATGCGACTAGAAATTGACCCCTATGATCGAAGTTATATACTCTATAATATAGGCCTTATCCACACAAGTAATGGGGAACATACCAAAgctttagaatattattttcgGGCATTAGAACGAAACCCCTTTTTACCACAAGCTTTTAATAATATGGCTGTGATCTGTCATTACGTGCGACTATCTCCACTATAGAAAAAAAGAACGAACAGCTAGTCAATGAaatactagaaaaaaaaaaaggctttctACATAAGCATCGTCCAAAACGATTTTTTATCAGCTGtagcaaataaataaacttCATGGATCGAAATATGAAGTGAAGACTAGATATGcctaaatactttattttctatggataaaaaaagatttaattgaTAGAGGAAGCACCGTAAAGATCAACTGGAAAGGTTTTGGACCGATACAACAAGAGCTgtttatttatatcataatatgAGATAAATCTTAGAAATCTACTTATGTAATAGAGTGGATCCCCTAAGGTATTGAGCAGCGGTGTAGCATCAGATCCTAAAGACAgtaagtctttttcttttttatgatatgaagtatgaaaaaaagtctttttcaacgattctatataaatttatatatgaaagcGGGATAGTTACCTTTCAGAAAATTCTAATATCTAATAACAGTGGACatgcctttttttttctgaaggtaggagaaaagataaaacttattattagattaattaatatattaattaaatcaaaacgaAAGTTTGAAACTCATGTAATTACTCTCTTTTGTTTAATCCAAGAAAAACCGAATGAATATCTATAAGAAATCTCATTCAATTAGATATAAAGTTAAAGTAGGTTAAAGTGAAAAAAACTGGTACACCAAAACAAAAGAGTTGGTTGTCGAGCCGTATGAGGTAGGAAACTCTCAAGTACGGTTCTCAGGGAGGGAATTGACCCGCCTATTCCGACCGTGGAGAACAGGCCATTCAACAAGGAGATTCTGAAATGGCGGAGGCTTGGTTTGCTCAAGCCGCCGAGTATTGGAAACAGGCTATAACGCTTACTCCTGGTAATTATATTGAAGCACAGAATTGGTTGACGATCACGAGGCGCTTCGAATAAgaactttttctttgtttcttttttttttattctataatatatctttatttgtttttacaattaattgttttttagtttcttgGCCCTCTCGGTCAAATAAACCAGATTCTTTTTTCTATCAGAAGAACCAATCccagaaaaaaatttcattatatcCTTTTCTCAAATCGTTCTATTTAATCTGGTATTCTCTAGGGATAAGTAGTACATGAATATGAGAATATCTATAATATCTATATctagttttttctatttttttcttttcgactaTTAAAACGAATAAAAGGGATTTGAAAATGACTAAATATCAATACTAGAATGTTTCTTAGTAATGACTAATAAGCGGTTATTGAAATAGGATAATATCctctatttaaaacataaaaaataggcTATATTTCGGAACTTATAATTGAAATATGAATACACTAGAttaggttataaaaaaaaattatttgtgtaCCAATACTAATGTAAAGGTGCGAAAacgctttttaataaaaaaaaaaaagggggggtccGTTGAGCACCCTATGGATATGTCATAATAGATCCGAACACTTGCCCCAGATCGACTTCCAGATCATAATTGCTCTAGTGAATAACTAAAGAAAATGGATGAATAGATGGGAGAtagaagagaaagaacaaaattCTAAGCATCTATCATCGGTTCACTAATTATTTGAGTGACTGTTGGCGGGTTTCTTTGTATGTGTTGTCCGGAAAGAGGAGGACTCAATGATTATTCGTTCGCCGGAACCAGAAgtcaaaattttggtagataGGGATCCCATAAAAACTTCTTTCGAGGAATGGGCTAAACCCGGTCATTTCTCAAGAACAATAGCTAAGGGACCATCATTTAGCTATCGCAATTCTTTTCCTAATAGCAGGTCATATGTATAGGACCAACTGGGGTATTGGTCATGGTCTAAAAGATATTTTAGAGGCTCATAAAGGTCCATTTACAGGCCAAGGCCATAAAGGTCTATATGAAATTCTAACAACATCATGGCATGCTCAATTATCTCTTAACCTGGCTATGTTAGGCTCTTTAACTATTGTTGTAGCTCACCATATGTATTCCATGCCCCCTTATCCATATCTAGCTACTGACTATGCTACACAACTATCATTGTTCACACATCACATGTGGATTGGTGGATTTCTCATAGTTGGTGCTGCTGCGCATGCAGCCATTTTTATGGTAAGAGACTATGATCCAACTAATCGATACAACGATTTATTAGATCGTGTCCTGAGGCATCGCGATGCAATCATATCACACCTCAACTGGGTATGTATATTTCTAGGCTTCCACAGTTTTGGTTTGTATATTCATAATGATACCATGAGTGCTTTAGGGCGTCCACAAGATATGTTTTCAGATACTGCTATACAATTACAACCAGTCT
Encoded here:
- the LOC125601397 gene encoding photosystem I assembly protein Ycf3; its protein translation is MPRSRINGNFIDKTFTIVADILLRVIPTTSGEKEAFTYYRDGMSAQSEGNYAEALQNYYEAMRLEIDPYDRSYILYNIGLIHTSNGEHTKALEYYFRALERNPFLPQAFNNMAVICHYRGEQAIQQGDSEMAEAWFAQAAEYWKQAITLTPGNYIEAQNWLTITRRFE